In Luteolibacter arcticus, a genomic segment contains:
- a CDS encoding family 78 glycoside hydrolase catalytic domain, whose protein sequence is MLRSLACVVAMSCSCLPAQERSPVVASKEAPVKAEKQADGRWFIDFGKATFGTVEITSPDAKAGSKMTVHLGEALAGPTAVNRKPSGTVRYQGGEVTLKARTPVSPELSWKPPGWMKEGWLSLPKGCPEMMPFRYVEIEGAPPSFSADQIRRVSWTVPFDDSASAFQSSSPDLDAVWDLCKHSIKATTFMGLYVDGDRERKPYEADVLINQLGHYCVDARYDTARLTHEYLLEKPTWPTEWRLQSVILAWHDFLWSGDDRSLRKHYATLKGRAMIERRTPDGFFEGWNQGNITDIVDWPAGERDGYDMKPAVKTVVTAFHYRALVLLEKMATHLGKTGDATEFAAMAEATRKAVNEKLWDESRGCYVDGLDPKSGNRSSHASAHANFFPLALGLVPDDRVARVAAFIKPKGMACSVYGSQFLLEALYEAGEGEHALSLLSSGDLRSWRNMSEKVGSTITLEAWDPSLKPNLDWNHAWGAAPANLIPRGLMGIEPLEAGFKRFRVRPQTGALEQAKLKLPTPKGPVVLELKGKDASSWSAKLIVPAGTEAEFHLPHPGEATVSSAGKSATPRILREEKGRKVLGLGPGNWVVSLK, encoded by the coding sequence AAGGCGACTTTCGGAACCGTGGAGATCACCTCGCCGGACGCGAAGGCGGGTAGCAAGATGACGGTGCATCTGGGAGAGGCGTTGGCGGGTCCCACCGCGGTGAACCGCAAGCCATCCGGCACGGTCCGCTATCAGGGCGGCGAGGTGACACTGAAAGCGCGGACACCGGTGAGTCCGGAGCTTTCCTGGAAGCCGCCGGGCTGGATGAAGGAGGGCTGGCTGTCCCTGCCGAAAGGCTGCCCGGAGATGATGCCTTTCCGCTACGTGGAGATCGAGGGCGCGCCGCCGTCATTCTCCGCCGACCAGATCCGCAGGGTCTCGTGGACGGTGCCCTTCGATGACAGCGCTTCGGCGTTCCAGTCTTCCAGCCCGGATCTCGATGCCGTGTGGGACCTGTGCAAGCACAGCATCAAGGCGACCACCTTCATGGGCCTGTACGTCGATGGTGACCGCGAACGGAAACCCTATGAGGCGGACGTGCTGATCAACCAGCTCGGCCACTACTGCGTGGATGCCCGCTACGACACCGCGCGGCTGACCCATGAGTATTTGTTAGAGAAGCCGACCTGGCCGACCGAATGGCGGCTGCAGTCGGTGATCCTGGCGTGGCACGATTTCCTGTGGTCGGGCGACGACCGCTCGTTGCGAAAGCACTACGCCACGCTGAAGGGCCGCGCGATGATCGAGCGCCGAACCCCCGATGGATTCTTCGAAGGCTGGAACCAAGGGAACATCACCGACATCGTCGATTGGCCGGCTGGCGAGCGCGATGGCTATGACATGAAGCCGGCGGTGAAGACCGTGGTCACCGCCTTTCACTACCGGGCTTTGGTGCTGTTGGAGAAGATGGCGACCCATCTGGGCAAGACCGGGGATGCCACGGAATTCGCCGCGATGGCCGAGGCGACCCGCAAGGCGGTGAACGAGAAGCTATGGGATGAAAGCCGCGGCTGCTATGTCGATGGACTGGACCCGAAGTCCGGCAACCGTAGTAGCCACGCCTCCGCCCATGCGAATTTCTTCCCACTGGCGCTGGGTCTGGTGCCGGACGATCGCGTCGCCCGTGTGGCGGCCTTTATCAAGCCAAAGGGGATGGCGTGCAGCGTCTATGGCTCGCAGTTCCTGCTGGAGGCACTCTACGAAGCCGGGGAAGGGGAGCATGCGCTGTCCCTGCTTTCCTCGGGTGACCTGCGCTCATGGCGGAACATGAGCGAGAAGGTTGGCTCGACCATCACGCTCGAAGCGTGGGACCCGTCGCTGAAGCCGAATCTTGACTGGAATCACGCGTGGGGGGCCGCTCCGGCGAATCTGATCCCGCGCGGGCTGATGGGCATCGAGCCGCTGGAGGCCGGCTTCAAGCGATTCCGGGTGCGACCGCAGACCGGTGCTCTGGAGCAGGCGAAGCTGAAGCTGCCAACACCGAAGGGACCGGTGGTGCTGGAACTGAAGGGCAAGGATGCGTCGTCGTGGTCGGCCAAGCTGATCGTGCCGGCCGGCACGGAGGCGGAGTTTCATCTTCCCCATCCGGGAGAGGCGACGGTGTCCTCCGCCGGCAAGTCCGCGACACCGCGCATCCTGCGTGAGGAAAAGGGGCGAAAGGTCCTGGGGCTCGGGCCCGGGAACTGGGTGGTCTCGTTGAAATAG
- a CDS encoding histidine kinase, which yields MLRPLLVPCLAVPALAADLASNVPDGHTLHLWHLDELEAPFADLGVPPQNLEGLLNGASAGQPSLPGLGSAISFNANAGGAPSTSDLRGAILLALPKTVSGPQDNVPGGFRYFGAGGAFTYEVVLKFDILPKDAGVAACGLMSMDGDGQDRVFNFRIEKEGFLSFIPLPDGGAGGLALATIPTNGPHAIDTTHWFHAAVSYDGNEGVANNLKLYWTKLGPGLTEANRIGSGILSSDFSGASGDFAIGNEARTFAANAEAEPFPGLIDEVRISGVARHPSDFFFVPPARRASPEQVAARRSNGAGSPDFRLRLENVLVNASSAVLPSAPSGVLRLGSGLHRLDFDFGFEPDNPGGSIKLRCQLEGIDDRWQETERGMSLVCQALDRENRVISQSRFPFIGTSNGWETALEDSSMTRRVEPVYVPAETAALRLSLSSGSPDTTGFVTVDHLAITVPGKSETSMWKDGSIALSETTARAAGAPEGWRRDGSDPAIARVVFRGGGGFLALVDGDQQHHGEWSSVQSIAPGHGGVFVLSWEEAYNVSSGSLHRATYVNVPPGNYTFRAVGLAGESDPLGDGISLPIVIEPPFWQRPWFGPMLAAGSVALVAAGIVVRLRRRAKRRLEILRFQNALELDRTRIARDLHDDLGTRVTVLNVTAALAKRDLDSDPGKAHRHLDKMTDAARELVVAMDDLVWAVDPAHDTLDHLASHLTRLAEEMFRDSQVRCRLDIPAVLPARPLGAEFRHHLSLAVKESLHNVLQHAGPCEVFLSLEFDGEKITVTIRDTGRGFDPKAHGNGHGLSNAPARIREIGGSYAIDSSPGRGTCIVIICRLPQTPT from the coding sequence ATGCTCCGCCCACTGCTTGTTCCCTGCCTGGCGGTTCCCGCCTTGGCGGCGGATCTTGCGTCGAATGTGCCGGACGGGCACACCCTGCACCTGTGGCACTTGGATGAGCTGGAGGCACCCTTTGCCGATCTCGGAGTGCCACCGCAGAATCTTGAGGGCTTGCTCAACGGAGCTTCCGCCGGCCAACCGTCACTACCGGGGCTGGGCTCGGCCATCTCTTTCAATGCCAACGCCGGCGGGGCACCGAGCACGTCGGATTTGCGCGGCGCGATCTTGCTCGCCCTGCCCAAGACCGTCAGCGGTCCACAGGACAATGTGCCCGGCGGCTTCCGCTACTTCGGAGCGGGCGGTGCTTTTACCTACGAGGTGGTGTTGAAGTTCGACATCCTGCCCAAGGACGCCGGCGTGGCTGCCTGCGGGCTGATGTCGATGGATGGGGACGGCCAAGACCGCGTCTTCAATTTCCGTATCGAGAAGGAAGGCTTCCTTTCATTCATCCCGCTTCCCGATGGCGGGGCCGGCGGTCTCGCACTGGCGACCATTCCCACCAACGGCCCGCACGCGATCGACACCACCCACTGGTTCCACGCCGCGGTATCCTACGATGGCAACGAGGGCGTGGCCAATAACCTGAAGCTCTACTGGACCAAGCTGGGGCCCGGCCTAACGGAAGCCAACCGGATCGGCAGCGGCATCTTGTCGTCCGACTTTTCAGGGGCGAGCGGTGACTTCGCGATCGGCAATGAGGCCCGCACCTTTGCCGCCAATGCCGAGGCCGAGCCGTTTCCCGGCTTGATCGATGAAGTCCGCATCAGCGGCGTGGCCCGGCATCCCAGCGACTTCTTTTTCGTGCCCCCGGCTCGCCGCGCCAGTCCGGAGCAAGTGGCTGCGCGCCGAAGCAATGGGGCAGGGAGCCCGGACTTCCGGCTTCGTTTGGAGAACGTCCTCGTCAATGCTTCGTCCGCGGTGCTTCCCAGCGCTCCCTCCGGCGTCTTGAGGCTGGGTTCCGGGTTGCACCGGCTCGACTTCGATTTTGGCTTTGAGCCGGACAATCCCGGCGGATCGATCAAGCTGCGTTGTCAGCTCGAAGGGATCGACGATCGCTGGCAGGAGACCGAGCGGGGCATGAGTCTGGTGTGCCAGGCGCTCGATCGCGAAAACCGCGTGATCTCGCAGAGCCGCTTTCCCTTCATCGGCACCAGCAATGGCTGGGAAACCGCACTTGAGGATTCCTCGATGACCCGCCGGGTGGAGCCGGTTTACGTGCCGGCGGAAACCGCGGCGCTACGGCTTTCCCTGAGCTCAGGGTCGCCGGATACCACGGGCTTCGTGACGGTGGATCACCTCGCGATCACCGTTCCAGGCAAGTCCGAGACATCGATGTGGAAAGACGGCAGCATCGCGCTCAGCGAGACGACCGCTCGGGCCGCCGGTGCTCCGGAAGGGTGGCGGCGCGACGGCAGCGACCCGGCCATCGCCCGCGTTGTCTTTCGTGGGGGAGGGGGATTTCTCGCCTTGGTCGATGGCGACCAGCAGCATCACGGCGAGTGGTCGTCGGTGCAGTCGATCGCGCCCGGCCACGGCGGCGTCTTCGTCCTGTCGTGGGAAGAAGCGTATAACGTGAGCAGTGGCAGCCTCCATCGGGCAACCTACGTGAATGTCCCGCCGGGGAACTACACCTTTCGCGCCGTGGGCCTGGCTGGGGAGAGTGATCCGCTCGGCGATGGCATTTCGCTGCCGATCGTGATCGAACCGCCATTCTGGCAGCGTCCGTGGTTCGGGCCGATGCTCGCTGCCGGCTCCGTGGCTTTGGTCGCCGCTGGCATCGTCGTGCGCCTGCGTCGCCGGGCGAAAAGGCGTCTCGAAATCTTGCGCTTCCAGAATGCCCTCGAACTGGATCGCACCCGCATCGCCCGCGACCTGCACGATGACCTGGGTACGAGAGTCACCGTACTAAACGTGACCGCAGCGCTGGCAAAGCGCGATCTCGACAGCGATCCTGGAAAGGCTCACCGCCATCTCGACAAGATGACGGATGCCGCCCGGGAGCTGGTGGTCGCCATGGATGATCTCGTGTGGGCCGTCGATCCGGCGCACGACACGCTCGACCACCTCGCATCCCACCTCACGCGGCTGGCGGAGGAAATGTTCCGTGATTCCCAGGTGCGGTGCCGGCTCGACATCCCCGCGGTGCTGCCAGCCCGGCCGCTGGGTGCGGAGTTCCGCCACCACCTCTCGCTCGCGGTGAAGGAATCCCTCCACAATGTCCTGCAGCATGCCGGGCCGTGCGAGGTCTTCCTTTCGCTCGAGTTCGACGGCGAAAAGATCACGGTCACCATCCGCGACACCGGCCGCGGCTTCGATCCCAAGGCCCACGGCAATGGCCACGGCCTCTCCAACGCTCCGGCTCGCATCCGCGAAATCGGTGGCAGCTACGCGATTGACTCGTCTCCCGGTCGCGGAACCTGTATCGTGATCATCTGCCGGCTTCCCCAAACCCCGACCTGA
- a CDS encoding response regulator, whose protein sequence is MANDIHTVALVEDDELLRETLAEIIAASTKWTLTSTYPDAEAALQGMKTACPEVVLMDIQLPGMSGIECVAKLKELHPEAQVLMVTVYDNNDRIFNALAAGASGYLLKRDAPAKLLESLDELLTGGSPMSGAIARKVVQHFQATPPSKNEDHNLTPREKQILELLVKGGLYKEIAWDLGIGVETVRTHLHNIYAKLHVRTRTEAVVKYLGKGT, encoded by the coding sequence ATGGCCAACGACATCCACACCGTCGCTCTCGTGGAGGACGACGAACTGCTGCGCGAAACCCTCGCCGAGATCATCGCCGCCTCCACGAAGTGGACCCTGACCAGCACCTATCCGGACGCCGAAGCCGCGCTCCAGGGAATGAAGACCGCTTGCCCGGAAGTCGTGCTGATGGACATCCAGCTGCCGGGAATGTCCGGCATCGAGTGCGTGGCCAAGCTCAAGGAACTCCATCCCGAGGCCCAGGTGCTGATGGTCACCGTTTACGACAACAACGACCGCATCTTCAACGCGCTCGCCGCCGGAGCCTCCGGCTATCTGCTCAAGCGCGACGCACCGGCGAAGCTGTTGGAGTCGCTGGATGAATTGCTGACCGGCGGCTCGCCGATGTCCGGAGCGATTGCCCGCAAGGTGGTGCAGCACTTCCAAGCCACGCCGCCATCGAAGAATGAGGACCACAACCTGACTCCACGGGAGAAGCAGATCCTGGAACTGCTCGTGAAGGGCGGGCTCTACAAGGAGATCGCCTGGGACCTGGGAATCGGCGTGGAAACGGTGCGCACCCACCTCCACAACATCTACGCCAAGCTCCACGTCCGCACCCGCACCGAGGCGGTGGTGAAGTATCTCGGCAAAGGGACTTGA
- a CDS encoding YceI family protein → MTTPLLTPATLVELLKGIRPPMLIDVRLDEDYKCCRIPGAANNCVFEVAFTDRMPAVAPDLTAPVCLYGADETSIESHMAAEKLLRLGYTAVHELDGGIKAWREAGMPVEESPAAPKPALYDGRYRIDLGESRIQWIGRNLLNHHRGRIALKSGELIIAHGRLTGGSFVIDMTNINCDDLAGDALHDVLIHHLCDHDFFDTELYPEARFEITHAEPVEDATPGAPNLHVSGTLTLKDVTAPLDFLASAGITPEGKPAAQATLAFDRTLWNVLYGSGKWFHHLGGHLVNDLIELQLRIIPE, encoded by the coding sequence ATGACGACTCCCCTGCTCACTCCGGCCACTCTCGTGGAACTCCTCAAGGGAATCCGCCCTCCTATGCTGATCGACGTGCGATTGGACGAAGACTACAAGTGCTGCCGCATTCCCGGTGCCGCAAACAACTGCGTCTTCGAAGTCGCGTTCACGGACCGCATGCCTGCCGTGGCACCGGATCTGACCGCCCCGGTCTGTCTCTACGGTGCGGATGAGACCAGCATCGAAAGTCACATGGCCGCGGAGAAACTCCTCCGGCTCGGCTACACTGCGGTCCATGAACTGGATGGCGGGATCAAGGCATGGCGTGAAGCCGGGATGCCGGTGGAGGAAAGCCCTGCGGCTCCCAAGCCCGCACTGTATGACGGGCGCTATCGCATCGACCTCGGAGAGAGCCGCATCCAATGGATTGGCCGTAATCTTCTCAACCATCACAGAGGGCGCATCGCATTGAAGTCGGGAGAGCTCATCATTGCCCATGGCCGCCTCACCGGTGGCAGCTTCGTCATCGACATGACGAACATCAATTGTGACGACCTCGCGGGGGATGCCCTGCACGACGTGCTCATCCACCACCTCTGCGACCACGATTTCTTCGATACCGAGCTCTATCCTGAAGCGCGCTTCGAAATCACGCATGCCGAGCCCGTCGAAGATGCCACGCCTGGAGCGCCCAATCTGCACGTCTCGGGAACGCTCACCTTGAAGGACGTCACCGCCCCGCTCGACTTCCTCGCGAGTGCGGGGATCACCCCTGAGGGCAAGCCCGCAGCTCAGGCTACGCTCGCCTTCGACCGCACGCTCTGGAATGTCCTCTACGGCTCCGGCAAGTGGTTCCACCACTTGGGCGGGCACTTGGTGAATGACCTCATCGAGCTGCAGCTCCGCATCATCCCGGAGTGA
- a CDS encoding beta strand repeat-containing protein, with product MKPHRFVPILALSGFTTLAGHAAVHTFTGSDGDWNNAASWNANGIAPTTGNHLLRLNVNGTANFNHGTTITFTGTPSPSAEDRGLVIGAGSDAANSYTLTISSGTVIVTNPSGSLIGAGNGNSFNGQASLVLSGGNLQANGEVGVLARGMSTASGTLTINSGSTLTADIVSFGTLASTTGAATVNVNTGGTLKARAILDRFTAANSTLNIDGGTIVANDTNHDEKWLRDDNGGMTVKLLAGGATFDTNGQRNQRIAVPLSGAGALTKAGEGELVLATDNTYLGTTQVLAGTLQLGDNGTIGSIGAGALTLAEGTTLAISRSDNQSQSTFTGAGASLPSGLSGNVAFSKRGNGILWMDVANSHTGATTITGGALKITDASFLPASSPIAASATGSLALAGLTLNRDLTLGGTGMTITHAGTEFLAVQRGALQGASGTSTLNGNITLSEAFTRIGVQDGATLVINGDISGTSTQALILRGGTTNPGLVEIHGTASGYGDTHIYGRTIRLGTVDALPEQAILTVGTINVGTSILDLNGLSPAINGLRSESNSPSGVITNDGIADSLLTIHNTIADRSYFGVIQDGITHKVAVVTDGPFRQTFAGNNTYSGSTTVNGGTLSIIGDLPNSPVTVSAAGTLRGTGNLGAPLTVAGTVAPGLSAGTLLLADTSLTGTYACEIDGTENDVLDVDGDLNLTGASLAVSMLDGGFPESEYVIAVYTGELTGTFATVTPGYEVDYDTPGQIKLTSTANPYDTWAATTGVTAGTPDTDSDGDGIPNGIEFVIGGTPAPGAGSDSSALLPTFTTDATHLIFTFRRSVASVSFAPYVQYGSTLSGWTPAVHNAPEETPVIVSTESNVAPGIDRITVRIPRALASGNRFFARLAVDIP from the coding sequence ATGAAACCCCATCGTTTCGTCCCTATCCTTGCCCTGTCCGGCTTCACCACGCTTGCCGGTCACGCCGCCGTCCACACCTTCACCGGCAGTGACGGAGATTGGAACAATGCCGCCAGCTGGAACGCCAATGGAATAGCCCCTACCACCGGCAACCATCTGCTCCGGCTCAACGTCAACGGTACCGCCAACTTCAACCATGGCACGACCATCACCTTCACCGGCACCCCCTCCCCTTCAGCGGAAGATCGCGGCCTGGTGATCGGCGCCGGAAGCGACGCCGCCAACTCCTACACGCTCACGATCTCGAGTGGCACGGTGATCGTCACCAACCCGAGCGGCTCCTTGATCGGAGCCGGCAATGGCAACTCCTTCAATGGCCAGGCCAGTCTTGTCCTGAGCGGCGGAAACCTCCAGGCCAACGGAGAAGTCGGTGTCCTGGCGCGCGGCATGTCGACTGCATCCGGTACGCTCACCATCAACAGCGGCTCAACGCTCACCGCGGATATCGTTTCCTTCGGCACCCTCGCCAGCACCACCGGGGCCGCCACCGTCAACGTCAACACCGGCGGCACGCTCAAAGCGCGGGCCATTCTCGATCGCTTCACGGCGGCGAACTCCACGCTGAACATCGACGGCGGCACCATCGTTGCGAATGACACCAACCACGACGAGAAGTGGCTCCGCGACGACAACGGCGGCATGACCGTAAAGCTGCTCGCCGGTGGCGCGACCTTCGATACGAATGGACAAAGGAACCAGCGCATCGCCGTCCCTCTGAGCGGTGCCGGAGCCCTCACCAAGGCGGGCGAAGGCGAGCTGGTCCTCGCCACTGACAACACCTACCTCGGCACCACCCAGGTCCTGGCCGGAACGCTCCAGCTTGGCGACAATGGCACCATCGGCAGCATCGGAGCCGGGGCCTTGACGCTGGCCGAGGGCACCACCCTCGCGATCAGCCGCTCCGACAACCAATCGCAGAGCACCTTCACCGGCGCGGGAGCCAGCTTACCCTCCGGACTCTCTGGAAACGTCGCCTTCTCCAAGCGCGGCAATGGCATTCTCTGGATGGACGTCGCCAATAGCCACACCGGCGCGACCACGATCACCGGCGGGGCATTGAAGATCACCGATGCTTCGTTTCTTCCGGCATCCTCACCGATCGCCGCCTCCGCGACAGGATCGCTCGCCCTCGCCGGACTCACCCTGAATCGCGACCTCACCCTTGGTGGCACCGGCATGACGATCACCCATGCCGGGACCGAATTCCTCGCCGTGCAACGGGGCGCACTCCAAGGAGCCAGCGGCACCAGCACGCTCAATGGAAACATCACGCTCTCCGAGGCCTTCACCCGCATCGGCGTGCAGGACGGGGCCACCTTGGTCATCAATGGCGACATCAGCGGCACCTCCACCCAAGCCCTGATCCTGCGCGGTGGCACGACGAATCCCGGCCTTGTGGAAATCCATGGCACCGCCAGCGGCTACGGCGACACCCACATCTACGGCCGCACCATTCGCCTCGGCACCGTGGACGCGCTTCCAGAACAAGCCATCCTCACGGTCGGCACCATCAACGTGGGCACCAGTATCCTCGACCTGAATGGCCTTTCCCCTGCCATCAATGGCCTCCGCTCGGAATCAAATTCGCCCAGCGGCGTGATCACCAACGATGGCATCGCTGACAGCTTGCTCACGATTCACAACACCATCGCCGACCGCAGCTACTTCGGCGTCATCCAGGACGGCATTACCCACAAGGTCGCCGTGGTGACCGACGGCCCCTTCCGCCAGACCTTCGCGGGGAACAACACCTACTCGGGAAGTACGACCGTCAACGGCGGGACGCTCTCCATCATTGGCGACCTGCCTAACAGCCCCGTCACTGTAAGTGCAGCCGGCACACTGAGAGGCACCGGGAATCTCGGCGCTCCACTCACCGTCGCAGGCACCGTCGCTCCCGGTCTTTCTGCAGGCACGCTGCTCCTCGCGGATACCTCTCTCACCGGCACCTATGCCTGTGAGATCGATGGAACCGAAAACGACGTACTCGATGTCGATGGCGACCTCAATCTCACCGGTGCCTCGCTCGCGGTATCCATGCTGGACGGAGGCTTCCCCGAAAGCGAATACGTCATCGCGGTCTACACCGGCGAACTCACCGGCACCTTTGCCACGGTGACTCCCGGCTATGAAGTGGACTACGACACGCCCGGTCAAATCAAGCTCACCTCCACCGCGAACCCCTACGACACATGGGCCGCGACAACCGGCGTGACTGCCGGCACGCCGGATACCGACTCGGACGGTGACGGCATTCCCAATGGCATCGAATTCGTCATCGGCGGCACTCCCGCTCCCGGTGCCGGTTCGGACTCCAGCGCCTTGCTTCCCACATTCACCACCGATGCCACGCACTTGATCTTCACCTTCCGTCGTAGCGTTGCCTCCGTCTCATTCGCGCCGTATGTCCAGTATGGATCCACCCTCTCTGGCTGGACTCCGGCGGTCCACAATGCACCGGAGGAAACTCCGGTGATCGTCTCGACGGAAAGCAACGTCGCTCCCGGCATCGACCGTATCACGGTCAGGATTCCGCGTGCGCTGGCCAGCGGCAACCGGTTCTTCGCCCGCCTCGCGGTGGACATCCCCTGA
- a CDS encoding AraC family transcriptional regulator, translating into MNPPFRIGLMVEPLSGYGSKILDGISRYVQQKHNWRVAFFDRERRELAELVETWEGDAIICTVVDQRFHDAAASRKIPVVNVAGLLDESDVMSVLSDDDAIGKMAAEHLLDRGFANFAFVRRRDGTRYSQDRGEGFRKRIEEAGWKVNMINITSAHGDDELIGKLANLPRPLAIFTSLDRVGAMVLEACWKADIKVPEEIALVGAGNHKQLCELCSPTLSSVEVDFERRGYEAAALLDRILEGGKRPKEPLRIPPAHVIERRSTDVFAFDDADVVAALRFIREHADTTIKVRDVVASTTISRRSLEGRFNTLIGRTLHDEIWRAHFDLAMRLLSSSDLSLQEVAERSGFRTASALVNLFRQRLGITPKEFRVANRR; encoded by the coding sequence GTGAACCCTCCCTTTCGCATCGGCCTGATGGTCGAGCCCCTGAGTGGCTATGGCAGCAAGATTCTCGACGGAATCAGCCGGTACGTGCAGCAGAAACATAACTGGCGGGTCGCCTTCTTCGACCGCGAGCGCCGCGAGCTCGCGGAACTGGTCGAGACATGGGAAGGCGATGCGATCATCTGCACCGTGGTCGACCAGCGCTTCCACGACGCGGCGGCAAGCCGCAAGATCCCGGTGGTGAACGTCGCCGGCCTGCTGGACGAATCGGACGTAATGAGCGTGCTGAGCGACGACGACGCGATCGGCAAAATGGCCGCCGAGCACCTGCTCGACCGCGGCTTTGCCAACTTCGCCTTCGTCCGCCGTCGCGACGGCACCCGTTACTCGCAGGACCGCGGCGAGGGTTTTCGCAAGCGGATCGAGGAAGCCGGCTGGAAGGTGAACATGATCAACATCACTTCCGCCCACGGCGACGACGAGCTCATCGGCAAGCTCGCGAACTTACCCCGACCGCTGGCCATCTTCACTTCGCTCGACCGGGTCGGCGCGATGGTGCTCGAGGCGTGCTGGAAGGCCGACATCAAGGTGCCAGAGGAGATCGCCCTCGTCGGTGCAGGCAATCACAAGCAGCTCTGCGAACTATGCTCCCCCACCCTGTCGAGCGTGGAGGTGGATTTCGAACGGCGCGGCTACGAGGCGGCGGCCTTGCTCGACCGCATCCTGGAGGGAGGAAAACGCCCGAAGGAACCGCTGCGCATTCCTCCAGCCCACGTGATCGAGCGGCGTTCCACGGATGTCTTCGCCTTCGACGATGCCGACGTGGTGGCCGCGCTGCGTTTCATCCGCGAGCACGCCGACACCACCATCAAGGTTCGCGACGTGGTGGCCTCGACCACCATCTCGCGGCGTTCGCTGGAAGGTCGCTTCAATACGTTGATCGGCCGCACCCTCCATGACGAGATCTGGCGGGCACACTTCGACCTCGCCATGCGATTGCTGTCGTCGTCCGATCTGTCACTCCAGGAGGTGGCGGAGCGCTCCGGCTTCCGTACCGCCAGCGCACTGGTGAATCTCTTCCGCCAGCGGCTCGGGATCACGCCGAAGGAATTTCGCGTGGCGAACCGGAGATAA